Proteins from a genomic interval of Aquabacterium sp. J223:
- the ligD gene encoding non-homologous end-joining DNA ligase, with protein sequence MPTSPSNDTAARTATPDTAAAPPAGDLEVAGVRITHPDRVVDPGRDLRKIDLVRYGESVADLLLKHLKGRPVSLVRAPEGLDGESFFQKHAGRGAIPGLTLLDPALDAPHPPLIAVESVQAVIGALQMGAIEFHPWGAKANSLDRPDRLVLDLDPDPDLHWNHVIEAAELVRQLLDQLGLRGFLKTSGGHGLHIVLPLRRCHSWDGVARFARMAAETLARRHPEVFVARAGAAQRVGRIFVDHGRNHRGATTVAAWSPRARLGLPVSVPLAWDELVTLPGPAPWTIATIGDLLAERREHDPWSLFETERQALGGASRLLVTR encoded by the coding sequence ATGCCCACCTCGCCTTCCAACGACACCGCGGCCCGCACCGCCACGCCCGACACCGCAGCGGCCCCGCCGGCCGGCGACCTCGAGGTCGCCGGCGTGCGCATCACCCATCCCGACCGGGTGGTCGACCCCGGACGCGACCTGCGCAAGATCGACCTCGTGCGCTACGGCGAGTCGGTGGCCGACCTGCTGCTCAAGCACCTGAAGGGGCGGCCGGTGTCGCTGGTGCGGGCGCCGGAAGGGCTCGACGGCGAAAGCTTCTTCCAGAAGCACGCCGGCCGCGGCGCGATTCCCGGGCTGACGCTGCTCGACCCGGCTCTGGACGCGCCGCACCCGCCGCTGATCGCCGTCGAGTCGGTGCAGGCCGTCATCGGCGCGCTGCAGATGGGCGCCATCGAGTTCCATCCCTGGGGCGCCAAGGCCAACTCGCTGGACCGTCCGGACCGCCTGGTGCTGGACCTCGACCCCGACCCGGACCTGCACTGGAACCACGTCATCGAGGCGGCCGAGCTGGTGCGCCAGCTGCTTGACCAGCTCGGGCTCAGGGGCTTCCTCAAGACCTCCGGCGGCCACGGCCTGCACATCGTGCTGCCGCTGCGCCGCTGCCACAGCTGGGACGGCGTGGCCCGCTTCGCCCGCATGGCGGCCGAGACGCTGGCGAGGCGCCATCCCGAGGTGTTCGTCGCGCGCGCAGGCGCCGCGCAGCGGGTCGGCCGCATCTTCGTCGACCACGGGCGCAACCACCGCGGCGCCACCACCGTGGCGGCCTGGTCGCCGCGGGCGCGGCTCGGGCTGCCGGTGTCGGTGCCGCTGGCCTGGGACGAACTGGTCACCCTGCCCGGCCCGGCGCCCTGGACCATCGCCACCATCGGCGACCTGCTGGCCGAACGACGCGAGCACGACCCCTGGTCGCTGTTCGAGACCGAGCGGCAGGCCCTGGGCGGCGCGTCGCGGCTGCTCGTCACCCGCTGA
- a CDS encoding heavy-metal-associated domain-containing protein, translating into MFEFQIPAMSCDHCVTAVTQAVQEVDGAAWVDVDLPTKQVRVQPGDTVVAEADTLRRRFADALSEAGYPPVAA; encoded by the coding sequence ATGTTCGAGTTCCAGATCCCGGCGATGAGCTGCGACCACTGTGTCACGGCGGTGACCCAGGCCGTGCAGGAAGTGGACGGCGCGGCCTGGGTGGACGTCGACCTGCCGACCAAGCAGGTGCGGGTGCAGCCCGGGGACACCGTGGTGGCGGAGGCCGACACGCTGCGCCGACGCTTCGCCGACGCGCTGTCGGAGGCCGGCTACCCGCCGGTTGCTGCCTGA